The Desulfofundulus luciae genome contains the following window.
CCCTTTCATTAAAATAAATTGTGCCGCCATACCGGAAAACCTGATGGAAAGCGAACTCTTTGGCCACGAAAAAGGTGCCTTTACTGGAGCCGGGGCCAGGAAACCCGGCAAATTCGAACTGGCCCACCGGGGAACCATCTTCTTAGATGAAATCGGAGAACTGAGCCTGGCCACCCAGGCCAAGTTGTTGCGGGTGTTGCAGGAAAAGGAATTTGAACGGGTTGGAGGCACGGAAATCATCCGGGTGGATGTACGGATACTGGCAGCCACCAACAAGGACCTGGAACATTGCGTTCAGGAAGGAACCTTCCGGGAAGATCTCTACTTTCGCCTGAAGGTTGTGACCATCTGGCTTCCTCCTTTAAGGGAGAGAATGGAAGACGTTCCGGTACTGGCCCGGGCCTTTTTGCAAAAGTACAGCCGGGAGCAGAACAAAATCGTGACTGATTTTTCTCCCGAGGCAATGGCCCTATTAATGCAGTATGACTGGCCGGGAAATGTGCGGGAGTTAAGAAATATTTGTGAGCAGGCAGTAGTAATGACGAGAGGACCAGTCATCCTGCCGGAAGACCTGCCCCATTCGCTGCGGTTTCCTCAACACGAGCTCAAAGAAAACATCATCAAACCGGGTATGACCTTAAAGGAAATCGTAGCCGACGTGGAGCGGCGGGTAATTTTAAAGGCCCTGCAGGAACACAACTGGAACCGGACCGCCACTGCCCGGGCTCTGGGTTTAAACCGGCGGTCCCTGTATGCCAAAATGAAGGAGCACGGATTATTATCCTGAACCCCGTGAAGAGAGTCACAAAAACAAGCACCAGCCAGTCATTTCCCTGAGCTAAAGTGACATTCCAAAAGACCCTGGTGGGCAATTTTTGCCCACCAGTGGGCAGAAATTGCCCACGTCATAACCGGCCGGATGGCAGAACACAGCCGTCCGGCCTTGATTTTTCCGGATATTTGCCGGGCAACCGGTCATGCCTTCTCTGGCATCGTC
Protein-coding sequences here:
- a CDS encoding sigma-54-dependent transcriptional regulator, translating into MALVLVVDDEESVCEFLTEVLEDAGYRVQTAQDGPRALELISQNPPDAVLLDIRMPELDGMQVMDRIQQQDNRLPVILMTAFGTTEMAIQAMKAGAFDYIIKPFNLDELVLTVKKAVTMRQLAMEVEALREGRTPEPLSMETMIGQSPAMQAVYKNIGRVAASNVTVLIQGESGTGKELVARAIHNNSSRRDGPFIKINCAAIPENLMESELFGHEKGAFTGAGARKPGKFELAHRGTIFLDEIGELSLATQAKLLRVLQEKEFERVGGTEIIRVDVRILAATNKDLEHCVQEGTFREDLYFRLKVVTIWLPPLRERMEDVPVLARAFLQKYSREQNKIVTDFSPEAMALLMQYDWPGNVRELRNICEQAVVMTRGPVILPEDLPHSLRFPQHELKENIIKPGMTLKEIVADVERRVILKALQEHNWNRTATARALGLNRRSLYAKMKEHGLLS